In the genome of Streptomyces sp. NBC_00259, the window AACTCCTCCGGCATCGTCGACGGAGCCTCGCTCGTCGCCGTCGGCTCCAAGGAGATCGGCGAGCGGTACGGACTCAGGCCCCGCGCCAGGATCGTCTCCGCGGCGGTCTCCGGCTCCGAGCCCACCATCATGCTCACCGGCCCCGCGCCCGCCACCCGCAAGGCGCTCGCCAAGGCCGGACTGACCATCGACGACATCGACCTCGTCGAGATCAACGAGGCGTTCGCCGCCGTCGTCCTGCGCTTCGTGCGGGACATGGGGCTCTCCCTCGACAAGGTCAACGTCAACGGCGGCGCCATCGCGCTCGGCCACCCGCTCGGCGCCACCGGCGCCATGATCCTCGGCACGCTCATCGACGAGCTGGAGCGCCAGGACAAGCGGTACGGCCTCGCCACGCTCTGCGTCGGCGGCGGCATGGGCATCGCCACCATCGTCGAGCGTCTCTGACCCTCCCGTCCCTCCCTCCCCTTCCCCCGTACGGAGAAGCAGCAATGACCGCAACGCCGGCGAGTTCCACCATCCGCTGGGAGCAGGACGAGACCGGGATCGTCACCCTCGTCCTCGACGACCCCGACCAGTCCGCCAACACCATGAACCAGGCCTTCCGGGAGTCGATCGCGGCGATCGCCGACCGCGCCGAGGCCGAGAAGGACTCCATCCGCGGCATCATCGTCACCTCCGCCAAGAAGACCTTCTTCGCGGGCGGCGACCTCAAGGACATGATCAAGGTCGGTCCCGAGCACGCCCAGCAGGCCTTCGACATGGGCATGGGCATCAAGCGCGCACTGCGCCGCATCGAGACCCTCGGCAAGCCCGTCGTCGCCGCCGTCAACGGCGCGGCCCTCGGCGGCGGTTACGAGATCGCCCTCGCCTGCCACCACCGCATCGCCCTCGACGCGCCCGGCTCCAAGATCGGCCTGCCCGAGGTCACTCTCGGCCTGCTGCCGGCCGGCGGCGGCGTGACCCGCACCGTACGCCTCATGGGCATCGCCGACGCGCTGCTCAAGGTGCTCCTGCAGGGCACCCAGTACTCCCCGCAGCGGGCCCTGGAGAACGGCCTGATCCACGAAGTGGCCGCCACCCGTGAGGAGATGCTCGCCAAGGCACGCGCCTTCATCGAGGCGCACCCCGAGTCGCAGCAGCCCTGGGACGTCAAGGGCTACAAGATCCCCGGTGGCACGCCGTCCAACCCGAAGTTCGCCGCCAACCTGCCCGCCTTCCCGGCGAACCTGAAGAAGCAGCTGAACGGCGCCCCGTACCCGGCCCCGCGCAACATCCTCGCGGCCGCCGTCGAGGGCTCCCAGGTCGACTTCGAGACCGCGCAGATCATCGAGGCGCGGTACTTCACCGAGCTGCTCACCGGCCAGACCGCCAAGAACATGATCCAGGCGTTCTTCTTCGACCTCCAGGCGGTCAACTCCGGGGCGAACCGGCCCAAGGGCATCGAGCCGCGCGCGGTGCGCAAGGTGGCCGTCCTCGGCGCCGGAATGATGGGTGCGGGCATCGCGTACTCCTGCGCGAAGGCCGGTATCGAGGTCGTCCTCAAGGACGTCAACGCCGACGCCGCCGAGCGCGGCAAGGCGTACTCGGAGAAGCTGCTGGACAAGGCGCTCAGCCGGGGCCGTACGACCGAGGCCAAGCGCGCCGAGCTGCTCGCCCGGATCACCCCGACCGCCGACCCGGCCGATCTTGCGGGCTGCGACGCCGTCATCGAAGCGGTCTTCGAGGACCCGGCGCTCAAGCACAAGGTGTTCCAGGAGATCCAGGGCGTCGTCGAGCCGGACGCTCTGCTGTGCTCCAACACCTCGACCCTGCCGATCACCCTGCTCGCCGAGGGCGTCGACCGGCCCGTCGACTTCATCGGGCTGCACTTCTTCTCGCCCGTCGACAAGATGCCGCTCGTCGAGATCATCAAGGGCGAGCAGACCGGCGAGGAGGCGCTGGCGCGCGCCTTCGACCTGGTCCGGCGGATCAACAAGACGCCGATCGTGGTCAACGACTCGCGCGGCTTCTTCACCTCGCGCGTCATCGGCCAGTTCATCAACGAGGGCGTGGCGATGGTCGGCGAGGGCGTCGAGCCCACCTCCGTCGAGCAGGCCGCGGCCCAGGCCGGCTACCCCGCGAAGGTCCTCTCCCTGATGGACGAGCTGACCCTCACCCTCCCGCGGAAGATCCGCGGCGAGACGAGGCGGGCCGTGGAGGAGGCCGGCGGTACCTGGACCCCGCACCCGGCGGACGCCGTCATCGACCGCCTGGTCGACGACTTCGGGCGCACGGGCCGCAGCGGCGGCGCCGGCTTCTACGACTACGTGGACGGCAAGCGGGCCGGGCTGTGGCCGGGCCTGCGCGAGCACTTCGGCAAGCCCGACGTGCACGTCCCGTTCGAGGACATGAAGGAGCGGATGCTCTTCTCCGAGGCCCTGGACACCGTCCGCTGCCTGGAGGAGGGCGTGCTGACGTCGGTCGCCGACGCCAACATCGGCTCCATCATGGGCATCGGCTTCCCGGCGTGGACGGGCGGCGTGCTGCAGTACATCAACGGGTACGACGGCGGCCTGCCCGGCTTCGTCGCCCGGGCGCGCGAGCTGGCGGAGGCATACGGCGAACGTTTCGCACCGCCGGCGCTGCTGGTGACGAAGGCCGAGCGCGGCGAGGTCTTCACGGACGCCTGACCGCGGCCGCTCGACGTGGTGGAGGACGGGCCCTTCCCGGTGGAGGACGGGCCCGTCACGGGTGTGGGCCTGTCACGGGTGTGGGCCTGTCACGGGTGCGGGCCCGTCACGGCCGCGGTCCCGTCCTCACGGCGCCGGTCAGCCGGCTTCCGGTCCCGGCTGACCGTCCGGCTCGGGTATCCGCTCCAGCAGCTCGGCGAGGACGTCGAGCCGCAGCGAGACGCGATGGACGTCGGCGGCCGTGACCCGGTCCGGGGGCGGTGCCTCGAACACCGGCTGCGGGGCCGCACCGAGCGCCGTCATCCGGCGGAGTATGCGCTCCTGGAGCTCCTGCGGCGACGTGTAGGCGCGCACGACGTCCTTCGGCTCGAAGATCGTCCAGGACAGCCGATGGTCCTCCTCCCTCGCGGGAACGGCGTGCCAGGGCAGTCGCTGCACCGAGGGGTCCGGCAGGGGAGTGGGCAGCGCGGCCATCGGCCTCGCCCATCGTTGGATGCCGCGCCGCAGTGAGCCGCCGATGCCCTCGGTCTCGGGCCAGGCCGCCGGCGGCACCACGGCGAGATAGCCGATGCCGTGCTTCACGGACGCACGCCGCACGTCCTCGGCCACTTCGTAGGACCAGCGCTTCTGGTTCCACCGCCACAGGCGCCGGGACTGGCTGACCCGGATCAGGGTCAGCTCCCAGCCCGGTCGCCCGTGGACGCGCTTGACGTAGAGCCCGCCGGGTCTCAGCTCCGCGAATCTCATGGTTCCCCCCAGGCCGGTGTGGTCGTCGGCCGTCGATCCCGCACGTGTTCCCCGAGACTAGGTGTCGCCACCGACAGTCGGTTCCCCACCGGTCCGCCGCGCGTCGGGCGCCTCGCCGTCCGTGCCGAACGCCGCGCGCAACTCCTCTCGCAGCGACCGCTGGAAGGCCGTCACGAGCGCCTGGATGACCATCGGCTGCATATGGGCCGACAGGGACTTCATCGCGGCGACATGATCCGGGTCCGACTCGCGCTCCCGGTACGGGCCCCAGACCTCGTCCCGGAACAGCCGGGTCAGCTCGTGCGCGGCGGCGCGGGCGTGCTCCAGCAGGACCGTCCGGGAGGCGAGGATCGTCTCGTGCGCGATCGGTACGTCGAGCAGCTCGACGCCGAGCCGCAGCAGTCCGCCGTCGAGCCGGAACACGTCCGGGACTCCGGTGCGGTCCAGCACGCCCATCGCCGCGAGCCGGCCGATGTCCTCGTCCGACAGCGGCCGCCCGGCCCGGCGCTCCAGCTCCTGACGTCCTGTCTCCTCGGCCGACTCGGGCGCCCAGGAAGCCACCAGGGCCCGGTGGATCGCCAGATCGTGGGCGCTGAGACCGGGCGGCAGCTGCTCCAGGTAGCGTTCGATCGCCGCGAGCGTCATGCCCTGGTGCTGCAGCTCCTCGATCAGCGCCAGCCGGGAGAGATGGTCCGCACCGTAGTGCCCGACCCGGCGCGGGCCGATCACCGGCGGCGGCAGCAGCCCGCGGGTGCTGTAGAACCGGATCGTCCGCACGGTGACACCCGCACGCGCGGCCAGCTCGTCGACGGTCAGCGTCAGCTCCTCGGTCTCGGTCGCCATGGTCTCCCTCGCTCCGTGCGTGCTCCCGTCGAGTGCAACAGTATTGCTGTCTCATCAGTGTTGTGAAAGCGCGGGGAATCCCTGACCGAGGGCTCGACCGGTCGCCCGCGGCCCGAAGGTACGGCCGCATGTGCCGGGTCGGAGCCCGTACACACCCCTGTGACAGGGTGGACGAATGACGGCGCACCACGAGTACTCCTCCGCTTCGCACTCGACCGGACCCGAATCGTGGTCGGACACCACCCCGGCACACAGCGACCTCCTGGCCGCGAAGGCGCTCGTCTACGACCCGTGCGGATTCATCTGCTCGCAGCCGGTTCCCGAACCGGAGAGCGCCGAGTACGCCGCCCACGCGTTCACCCTCGACGGTCGCTCCGTCCGGTTCCGCGCAGCCAGGACGACCCCCACCAAGGTCGGTCAGTTCGTCACCGTGTGGAAGAGGTCACCCGGCGGACCCATCCAGCCCTTCGACGCCGCGGACCCCGTCGACCTCTTCGTCATCAGCAGCCGTGACGATCAGCACTTCGGCCAGTTCGTCTTTCCCGTGGACGCGCTCCGCCGACGCGGGGTCGTATCAGTGAACGGTTCCGGGGGGAAACGGGCCTTCCGCGTCTACCCGCCCTGGGTGACGACCACCAACCGTCAGGCCGGCAGTACGCAGGCATGGCAGCTGGACCACTTCCTGCGGCTGGACCAGGTCGGGCCCGTCGACTCCGCTCGCGCCCGAGCGCTCTACCACCCGTAGGGCGGCGGCGGCCCGATCACGAGGTCGCCGCCCTGCCCCGTCGAGGTCCGTACCGGTACGTGCCCGAGGCCGCAGGTCGCCGTGACCGCCCTCGACAGGTCCGAGGTGAACCAGAAGAGGCGACCTACTCCACGACGGTGCCGGAGCCTTCGGCCCAGATGCCGCGGACATGGCGGATATGGCGGTGCATCAGCGCCTCGGCGCCGTCGGCGTCGCCTGCCGCCACCAGGTCCACAAGCGCGGCGTGCTCCCGGGCGGAGTCGATCAGCTCGTGCCGGTCGGCGAGTGCCCGCAGGCCGTAGATGCGCGAGCGGGTACGCAGCGAGCGCACCGTCTCCACCAGGTTCGCGTTGCCGGCGAGCGCGAGGAGCGTGAGGTGGAAGTCCATGTCGTGCGTGACATGCGCGATGAGGTCACCCCGGACGGCGGCGTCCTCGATGGCGGCCGCCAGGGGGCGCAACCGCTCGATCACGTCGGGGGAGGGGCCGGACGCGGCGATGCGGCGGACCGTCGGCACCTCGATGAGCGCCCGTAGCTCGGCGATCTCGTCGAGCT includes:
- a CDS encoding MerR family transcriptional regulator, translated to MATETEELTLTVDELAARAGVTVRTIRFYSTRGLLPPPVIGPRRVGHYGADHLSRLALIEELQHQGMTLAAIERYLEQLPPGLSAHDLAIHRALVASWAPESAEETGRQELERRAGRPLSDEDIGRLAAMGVLDRTGVPDVFRLDGGLLRLGVELLDVPIAHETILASRTVLLEHARAAAHELTRLFRDEVWGPYRERESDPDHVAAMKSLSAHMQPMVIQALVTAFQRSLREELRAAFGTDGEAPDARRTGGEPTVGGDT
- a CDS encoding MepB family protein, whose product is MTAHHEYSSASHSTGPESWSDTTPAHSDLLAAKALVYDPCGFICSQPVPEPESAEYAAHAFTLDGRSVRFRAARTTPTKVGQFVTVWKRSPGGPIQPFDAADPVDLFVISSRDDQHFGQFVFPVDALRRRGVVSVNGSGGKRAFRVYPPWVTTTNRQAGSTQAWQLDHFLRLDQVGPVDSARARALYHP
- a CDS encoding 3-hydroxyacyl-CoA dehydrogenase NAD-binding domain-containing protein, whose product is MTATPASSTIRWEQDETGIVTLVLDDPDQSANTMNQAFRESIAAIADRAEAEKDSIRGIIVTSAKKTFFAGGDLKDMIKVGPEHAQQAFDMGMGIKRALRRIETLGKPVVAAVNGAALGGGYEIALACHHRIALDAPGSKIGLPEVTLGLLPAGGGVTRTVRLMGIADALLKVLLQGTQYSPQRALENGLIHEVAATREEMLAKARAFIEAHPESQQPWDVKGYKIPGGTPSNPKFAANLPAFPANLKKQLNGAPYPAPRNILAAAVEGSQVDFETAQIIEARYFTELLTGQTAKNMIQAFFFDLQAVNSGANRPKGIEPRAVRKVAVLGAGMMGAGIAYSCAKAGIEVVLKDVNADAAERGKAYSEKLLDKALSRGRTTEAKRAELLARITPTADPADLAGCDAVIEAVFEDPALKHKVFQEIQGVVEPDALLCSNTSTLPITLLAEGVDRPVDFIGLHFFSPVDKMPLVEIIKGEQTGEEALARAFDLVRRINKTPIVVNDSRGFFTSRVIGQFINEGVAMVGEGVEPTSVEQAAAQAGYPAKVLSLMDELTLTLPRKIRGETRRAVEEAGGTWTPHPADAVIDRLVDDFGRTGRSGGAGFYDYVDGKRAGLWPGLREHFGKPDVHVPFEDMKERMLFSEALDTVRCLEEGVLTSVADANIGSIMGIGFPAWTGGVLQYINGYDGGLPGFVARARELAEAYGERFAPPALLVTKAERGEVFTDA
- a CDS encoding GntR family transcriptional regulator, giving the protein MTTDDGVLPALPSFSARRSLRGEITETLRGAVISGELRPGVVYSAPSLAARLGASATPVREAMLELAKEGLIEPLRNKGFRVVELSDEELDEIAELRALIEVPTVRRIAASGPSPDVIERLRPLAAAIEDAAVRGDLIAHVTHDMDFHLTLLALAGNANLVETVRSLRTRSRIYGLRALADRHELIDSAREHAALVDLVAAGDADGAEALMHRHIRHVRGIWAEGSGTVVE